In Brachypodium distachyon strain Bd21 chromosome 2, Brachypodium_distachyon_v3.0, whole genome shotgun sequence, one genomic interval encodes:
- the LOC100835408 gene encoding F-box/FBD/LRR-repeat protein At1g51370 isoform X1 — MGTMSAIMRSILACVPPAQSSTSDGSLSADFSATSPCGGGEDRISRLPDVLLSDIVSRLPVKDAARTAAISPRWRSLRASTPLVLDDSDILPCSDDDDDDDDDYCFALTDWHALTDTVSRILAGHQGPFRCVRLTAVCNYAAARDGSALVRWLRLFAAKGVQDLVLVNFPNWPFKNNLPAEILSVASLRRLYLGLWNKFPDTEDLPRGAHVFPHLVELGFCRTDIKAKDLDRLLQCSPVLEKLALVSCYDTPRDVRVRSRSLRCVLFWMSIADALAVVVAPRLERLILWNECPGAGLEKNFRIRVKIGHAPKLKVLGYLEPCIHVLEIANTVIESGTKPSPLTTAPSVEILALRVRFGVRKEAKMLPTFLRCFPNVETLHVMSTEPDEPTGKLNFKFWQDVGPIECLQSHIKKVVFKNFRGNRSELAFLRFVVERARHLLNMVVVLADGDPSSEGRLVAKLKPLACSTKRANRDPKFTILVRNGGSSWSFRIASDLSLSDPFDC; from the exons aTGGGCACCATGAGCGCCATCATGCGGTCCATCTTGGCCTGCGTCCCCCCGGCGCAATCCTCCACCTCCGACGGCTCCCTCTCCGCCGACTTCTCCGCCACCTccccttgcggcggcggcgaggaccgCATCAGCCGCCTCCCCGACGTGCTGCTCTCCGACATCGTCTCCCGCCTCCCCGTCAAGGACGCAGCGCGCACCGCCGCGATCTCCCCGCGCTGGCGCAGCCTACGGGCATCCACGCCTCTCGTCCTCGACGACAGCGACATCCTCCCCTGCAGcgacgatgatgatgacgacgacgacgactactgCTTCGCGCTCACCGACTGGCACGCCCTCACCGACACCGTCTCCCGCATCCTCGCCGGTCACCAAGGACCCTTCCGCTGCGTCCGCCTCACCGCGGTCTGCAACTACGCGGCCGCCCGCGACGGCAGCGCGCTCGTCCGCTGGCTTCGCCTCTTCGCCGCCAAGGGAGTCCAGGATCTCGTCCTCGTCAACTTCCCCAACTGGCCCTTCAAAAACAACCTCCCCGCCGAGATCCTCAGCGtcgcctccctccgccgcctgtACCTCGGCCTCTGGAATAAGTTCCCGGACACAGAGGACCTTCCCCGCGGCGCCCACGTCTTCCCGCACCTTGTCGAGCTTGGCTTCTGTCGCACCGACATCAAGGCCAAGGACCTTGACCGCCTACTCCAGTGCAGCCCCGTGCTGGAGAAGCTCGCGCTCGTCTCCTGCTACGACACCCCGCGCGACGTCCGGGtccgcagccgcagcctccGTTGTGTGCTCTTCTGGATGTCCATCGCGGACGCGCTCGCCGTGGTCGTCGCCCCGCGTCTCGAGCGCCTCATCCTGTGGAACGAGTGCCCTGGTGCCGGGCTCGAGAAGAACTTCCGCATCAGGGTCAAGATTGGCCACGCACCGAAGCTGAAGGTGCTCGGCTACTTGGAGCCATGCATCCATGTGCTGGAGATCGCCAACACCGTCATCGAG TCTGGGACAAAGCCCAGCCCCCTCACCACCGCTCCAAGTGTCGAGATCCTGGCATTGAGGGTGCGATTTGGAGTACGCAAGGAGGCCAAGATGCTACCGACCTTCCTGAGATGCTTTCCCAATGTCGAGACATTGCATGTCATG TCTACTGAACCTGATGAGCCCACTGGCAAGCTCAACTTCAAGTTCTGGCAGGATGTTGGGCCCATCGAATGCCTGCAGTCGCACATCAAGAAGGTGGTGTTCAAGAACTTCCGAGGAAACCGCAGCGAACTCGCATTCCTCAGGTTCGTCGTTGAGAGAGCACGGCATCTGCTGAATATGGTGGTTGTGTTGGCTGATGGAGATCCTTCTTCTGAGGGCAGGCTGGTGGCCAAGCTGAAACCTTTGGCTTGCAGCACCAAGCGGGCCAACAGAGACCCAAAATTCACAATCTTGGTGCGCAACGGGGGCAGCTCTTGGAGCTTCCGCATAGCGTCTGATCTCTCCCTGAGTGACCCTTTCGATTGCTGA
- the LOC100835408 gene encoding F-box/FBD/LRR-repeat protein At1g51370 isoform X2: MGTMSAIMRSILACVPPAQSSTSDGSLSADFSATSPCGGGEDRISRLPDVLLSDIVSRLPVKDAARTAAISPRWRSLRASTPLVLDDSDILPCSDDDDDDDDDYCFALTDWHALTDTVSRILAGHQGPFRCVRLTAVCNYAAARDGSALVRWLRLFAAKGVQDLVLVNFPNWPFKNNLPAEILSVASLRRLYLGLWNKFPDTEDLPRGAHVFPHLVELGFCRTDIKAKDLDRLLQCSPVLEKLALVSCYDTPRDVRVRSRSLRCVLFWMSIADALAVVVAPRLERLILWNECPGAGLEKNFRIRVKIGHAPKLKVLGYLEPCIHVLEIANTVIESGTKPSPLTTAPSVEILALRVRFGVRKEAKMLPTFLRCFPNVETLHVMSTEPDEPTGKLNFKFWQDVGPIECLQSHIKKVVFKNFRGNRSELAFLRLVAKLKPLACSTKRANRDPKFTILVRNGGSSWSFRIASDLSLSDPFDC; this comes from the exons aTGGGCACCATGAGCGCCATCATGCGGTCCATCTTGGCCTGCGTCCCCCCGGCGCAATCCTCCACCTCCGACGGCTCCCTCTCCGCCGACTTCTCCGCCACCTccccttgcggcggcggcgaggaccgCATCAGCCGCCTCCCCGACGTGCTGCTCTCCGACATCGTCTCCCGCCTCCCCGTCAAGGACGCAGCGCGCACCGCCGCGATCTCCCCGCGCTGGCGCAGCCTACGGGCATCCACGCCTCTCGTCCTCGACGACAGCGACATCCTCCCCTGCAGcgacgatgatgatgacgacgacgacgactactgCTTCGCGCTCACCGACTGGCACGCCCTCACCGACACCGTCTCCCGCATCCTCGCCGGTCACCAAGGACCCTTCCGCTGCGTCCGCCTCACCGCGGTCTGCAACTACGCGGCCGCCCGCGACGGCAGCGCGCTCGTCCGCTGGCTTCGCCTCTTCGCCGCCAAGGGAGTCCAGGATCTCGTCCTCGTCAACTTCCCCAACTGGCCCTTCAAAAACAACCTCCCCGCCGAGATCCTCAGCGtcgcctccctccgccgcctgtACCTCGGCCTCTGGAATAAGTTCCCGGACACAGAGGACCTTCCCCGCGGCGCCCACGTCTTCCCGCACCTTGTCGAGCTTGGCTTCTGTCGCACCGACATCAAGGCCAAGGACCTTGACCGCCTACTCCAGTGCAGCCCCGTGCTGGAGAAGCTCGCGCTCGTCTCCTGCTACGACACCCCGCGCGACGTCCGGGtccgcagccgcagcctccGTTGTGTGCTCTTCTGGATGTCCATCGCGGACGCGCTCGCCGTGGTCGTCGCCCCGCGTCTCGAGCGCCTCATCCTGTGGAACGAGTGCCCTGGTGCCGGGCTCGAGAAGAACTTCCGCATCAGGGTCAAGATTGGCCACGCACCGAAGCTGAAGGTGCTCGGCTACTTGGAGCCATGCATCCATGTGCTGGAGATCGCCAACACCGTCATCGAG TCTGGGACAAAGCCCAGCCCCCTCACCACCGCTCCAAGTGTCGAGATCCTGGCATTGAGGGTGCGATTTGGAGTACGCAAGGAGGCCAAGATGCTACCGACCTTCCTGAGATGCTTTCCCAATGTCGAGACATTGCATGTCATG TCTACTGAACCTGATGAGCCCACTGGCAAGCTCAACTTCAAGTTCTGGCAGGATGTTGGGCCCATCGAATGCCTGCAGTCGCACATCAAGAAGGTGGTGTTCAAGAACTTCCGAGGAAACCGCAGCGAACTCGCATTCCTCAG GCTGGTGGCCAAGCTGAAACCTTTGGCTTGCAGCACCAAGCGGGCCAACAGAGACCCAAAATTCACAATCTTGGTGCGCAACGGGGGCAGCTCTTGGAGCTTCCGCATAGCGTCTGATCTCTCCCTGAGTGACCCTTTCGATTGCTGA
- the LOC100825812 gene encoding F-box/LRR-repeat protein At3g26922 isoform X2, with the protein MMAGAHILQLLHPCLPETPFTGNFLPYDAGSSSSSDAVDGEGGEDRISALPDDLLRNIISRLPVKDAARTTTLSPRWRGLWRSTPLALEDRHLFRLSYMSDGIDWGTLAADVSRVLVSHPGPFRWVHLSWNFMGDREKALAKWLRLFAAKGVESLVLVNRPWPLDVPLPATILRCASLRRLYLGVWHFADTSRLSRGPAVFPHLQELGICHTIMQECDLEYLFDCSPDLQIFGLILSYGFPSSVRIRSESLLCMIFWMSMAEELAVVAAPHLQRLILHSAGTSRRTMKVKIGNAHELTVLGYLDTATHMLEIGNTIIKAAVTNVTPNATVPSVKVLALKVGFGDVEEVKTLLSFLRCFPKVETLHVMSSCGAIGDENEEEEEKDDNSEGDENEENKEQDDNKEGGEGIGELSSMIGQEVGPIECLESHVKKLVLDQFSFGVNELGFLKLVLGRAQMLQNVVLVLAGGKPSVGAAEAMEMLGMLGTMKWANKECELAVRARRGHDWSYRRASDLSLSDPFLG; encoded by the exons ATGATGGCCGGCGCACACATCTTACAACTCCTACATCCCTGCCTTCCGGAAACCCCCTTCACCGGCAATTTCCTGCCCTACGACGCcggctcgtcctcctcctccgacgccgtCGACGGCGAAGGTGGCGAGGACCGCATCAGCGCCCTCCCCGACGACCTCCTGCGCAACATCATCTCCCGCCTCCCCGTCAAGGACGCCGCCCGCACCACCACGCTCTCCCCTCGCTGGCGCGGCCTCTGGCGCTCCACCCCGCTCGCCCTCGAAGATCGCCACCTCTTCCGGCTGTCGTACATGTCGGACGGCATCGACTGGGGCACCCTTGCCGCCGACGTCTCGCGCGTCCTCGTCTCCCACCCGGGCCCCTTCCGCTGGGTCCACCTCTCCTGGAACTTCATGGGCGACCGGGAGAAGGCGCTCGCCAAGTGGCTCCGCCTCTTCGCCGCCAAGGGCGTGGAGAGCCTCGTCCTCGTCAACCGCCCCTGGCCCCTCGACGTGCCCCTGCCGGCGACCATCCTCCGCTGCGCCTCGCTCCGCCGCCTCTACCTCGGCGTCTGGCACTTCGCCGACACCTCCCGCCTCTCGCGCGGCCCCGCCGTCTTCCCCCACCTCCAGGAGCTCGGCATCTGCCACACAATCATGCAGGAGTGCGACCTCGAGTACCTATTCGACTGCAGCCCGGATCTCCAGATTTTTGGGCTCATCCTCAGCTACGGCTTCCCCTCGAGCGTTCGAATCCGCAGCGAGAGCCTGCTCTGCATGATCTTCTGGATGTCCATGGCGGAAGAGCTCGCCGTCGTGGCCGCCCCACACCTTCAGCGGCTCATCCTCCACTCCGCTGGAACTAGTAGACGCACAATGAAGGTCAAGATTGGAAATGCTCATGAGCTCACCGTGCTTGGCTACTTGGACACGGCCACCCACATGCTTGAGATCGGCAACACCATCATCAAG GCTGCGGTAACAAATGTGACCCCAAATGCTACGGTTCCAAGTGTCAAGGTGTTAGCTTTGAAGGTGGGTTTCGGAGACGTGGAGGAAGTGAAGACCTTGCTCAGTTTCCTGAGGTGCTTTCCCAAAGTTGAGACGCTACACGTTATG TCGTCCTGTGGAGCCATCGGCGACGAgaacgaggaagaggaggagaaggatgACAACTCAGAAGGCGACGAGAATGAGGAGAACAAAGAGCAGGACGACAACAAAGAGGGCGGCGAAGGCATTGGCGAGCTCAGTTCCATGATCGGGCAGGAGGTTGGTCCGATCGAGTGCCTGGAGTCGCATGTGAAGAAGCTGGTGCTGGATCAGTTCAGCTTTGGGGTCAACGAGCTTGGATTCCTCAAGTTGGTGCTGGGGAGAGCACAGATGCTGCAGAACGTCGTGCTGGTGCTGGCCGGTGGGAAGCCTTCCGTGGGTGCGGCGGAGGCCATGGAGATGCTGGGGATGCTGGGTACCATGAAGTGGGCCAATAAGGAGTGTGAGTTGGCGGTGCGTGCACGTCGAGGGCATGATTGGAGCTACCGCAGAGCATCTGATCTTTCTCTGAGTGACCCGTTTCTTGGTTAA
- the LOC100825812 gene encoding F-box/LRR-repeat protein At3g26922 isoform X1, with protein MMAGAHILQLLHPCLPETPFTGNFLPYDAGSSSSSDAVDGEGGEDRISALPDDLLRNIISRLPVKDAARTTTLSPRWRGLWRSTPLALEDRHLFRLSYMSDGIDWGTLAADVSRVLVSHPGPFRWVHLSWNFMGDREKALAKWLRLFAAKGVESLVLVNRPWPLDVPLPATILRCASLRRLYLGVWHFADTSRLSRGPAVFPHLQELGICHTIMQECDLEYLFDCSPDLQIFGLILSYGFPSSVRIRSESLLCMIFWMSMAEELAVVAAPHLQRLILHSAGTSRRTMKVKIGNAHELTVLGYLDTATHMLEIGNTIIKAAVTNVTPNATVPSVKVLALKVGFGDVEEVKTLLSFLRCFPKVETLHVMVSSCGAIGDENEEEEEKDDNSEGDENEENKEQDDNKEGGEGIGELSSMIGQEVGPIECLESHVKKLVLDQFSFGVNELGFLKLVLGRAQMLQNVVLVLAGGKPSVGAAEAMEMLGMLGTMKWANKECELAVRARRGHDWSYRRASDLSLSDPFLG; from the exons ATGATGGCCGGCGCACACATCTTACAACTCCTACATCCCTGCCTTCCGGAAACCCCCTTCACCGGCAATTTCCTGCCCTACGACGCcggctcgtcctcctcctccgacgccgtCGACGGCGAAGGTGGCGAGGACCGCATCAGCGCCCTCCCCGACGACCTCCTGCGCAACATCATCTCCCGCCTCCCCGTCAAGGACGCCGCCCGCACCACCACGCTCTCCCCTCGCTGGCGCGGCCTCTGGCGCTCCACCCCGCTCGCCCTCGAAGATCGCCACCTCTTCCGGCTGTCGTACATGTCGGACGGCATCGACTGGGGCACCCTTGCCGCCGACGTCTCGCGCGTCCTCGTCTCCCACCCGGGCCCCTTCCGCTGGGTCCACCTCTCCTGGAACTTCATGGGCGACCGGGAGAAGGCGCTCGCCAAGTGGCTCCGCCTCTTCGCCGCCAAGGGCGTGGAGAGCCTCGTCCTCGTCAACCGCCCCTGGCCCCTCGACGTGCCCCTGCCGGCGACCATCCTCCGCTGCGCCTCGCTCCGCCGCCTCTACCTCGGCGTCTGGCACTTCGCCGACACCTCCCGCCTCTCGCGCGGCCCCGCCGTCTTCCCCCACCTCCAGGAGCTCGGCATCTGCCACACAATCATGCAGGAGTGCGACCTCGAGTACCTATTCGACTGCAGCCCGGATCTCCAGATTTTTGGGCTCATCCTCAGCTACGGCTTCCCCTCGAGCGTTCGAATCCGCAGCGAGAGCCTGCTCTGCATGATCTTCTGGATGTCCATGGCGGAAGAGCTCGCCGTCGTGGCCGCCCCACACCTTCAGCGGCTCATCCTCCACTCCGCTGGAACTAGTAGACGCACAATGAAGGTCAAGATTGGAAATGCTCATGAGCTCACCGTGCTTGGCTACTTGGACACGGCCACCCACATGCTTGAGATCGGCAACACCATCATCAAG GCTGCGGTAACAAATGTGACCCCAAATGCTACGGTTCCAAGTGTCAAGGTGTTAGCTTTGAAGGTGGGTTTCGGAGACGTGGAGGAAGTGAAGACCTTGCTCAGTTTCCTGAGGTGCTTTCCCAAAGTTGAGACGCTACACGTTATGGTT TCGTCCTGTGGAGCCATCGGCGACGAgaacgaggaagaggaggagaaggatgACAACTCAGAAGGCGACGAGAATGAGGAGAACAAAGAGCAGGACGACAACAAAGAGGGCGGCGAAGGCATTGGCGAGCTCAGTTCCATGATCGGGCAGGAGGTTGGTCCGATCGAGTGCCTGGAGTCGCATGTGAAGAAGCTGGTGCTGGATCAGTTCAGCTTTGGGGTCAACGAGCTTGGATTCCTCAAGTTGGTGCTGGGGAGAGCACAGATGCTGCAGAACGTCGTGCTGGTGCTGGCCGGTGGGAAGCCTTCCGTGGGTGCGGCGGAGGCCATGGAGATGCTGGGGATGCTGGGTACCATGAAGTGGGCCAATAAGGAGTGTGAGTTGGCGGTGCGTGCACGTCGAGGGCATGATTGGAGCTACCGCAGAGCATCTGATCTTTCTCTGAGTGACCCGTTTCTTGGTTAA